The DNA sequence CTTCAATAATGGCTAGCAAAGGGAGTTCTTGCCCAGATTTTGGAAGCTTGAAAATGCAGCCAAATTCACAATTAACAGTTCTATCTTCGTCCATGACCCCATTGCCTCTTGTGATTTCCGGGTTTCACATGTGGATTTCGATGGCCAATCCCTTGCTTTGGGAGGTCATGCAACTCCATAACCTGTACCGTCCGCTGCCTCTTAGCTGCAAGTGAGAATCAAGCAGTTTCATCAATTTAGTTATGAATTGAGATACATGTGTTATGAATTTTTGCTTCCAAATCAAGCTCTAAATTTTCAAAAGACTAATCTTCCAAATCCAACATTTTAGGCGATCAACTTTAGCATGAGTAGTGGGACGATTCAAAGCACAACCGTAAGGATGTtgccttttttactttttcaggTTACGAGTTCAAATCTTAGAAACAGCCTCATTGCATGCAAGGGTAAGGATGGACACCTCTACCCTTAACAAGACCCCATTTGTTAACTTTATTGTAAGAAGACTCTCAAGAAATGtataatctaaattaaaattacaatgaaaaagaaaaataaacattgatTTTGGAAAAGGAAATACAAACCCTTTTCAGCTTGTTGATAACGCTCCTGAAGTTTTCTCTTAGTGGCTTCTAACTTTACGTGCACAGCAGCATCGTCTGAACACTTGGGTTTCTGATAGACAAGAAATGAAGTTCAGACTAAATTCAAACCTACAAACTTGATGCCCCAAGAGAATTTTTCCTTACATCTAGCTGATGAATGTGAGGATTTCTTGGGATAGCACTCTTCACGATATTTTGTTGCATCTTTGGTTCAATGTTGCCTTTCTTCTGCATGGTTGATTTAGGTGGTCTGCTAGGGCCAGAATCAGCGATTACTGATTTATTTGGTCTCACAGCAGCCTCGTTTTTCTTTGCTTGCTGACCCTTACTGTCCTTGGCAATGATGTTTGCCTCATTTGATGCCTGAGGTTTCCTCTTTGCTGTATTTTGACTGTTCAGAGATGGTCTTCTTCCATGTTCATGGTTCTTGATGAATTCCCCACTGTGTTGAGGATCTGAAACAGCAATCCCCAAGCATAATCATAAATGTAAGAAGGGGGGAATTCAAATAAAGAACCATAGAGCAAAAGCTATCTAGACTAAGCATAAGAAATTGCAAAGCCAACTCACTTCCATCATCATCCATGCCATCAAAGAACTTGCATCATCAACATATGTGACATCCGACCAAGGGAAGTGGAAGTTAGTCTCTAATTATCAAATCTGGCAAGACATTAATAGGAGAAAGGTGGAGGGAGGGGGTGGAGGAGGACATTGAATTACCTGTGAGAGTTCCATCGAACCAGTTGGAGCTGCAAATAAAGCCCCTTCATCCATAGGAGGTGATGGAAGCccttcttcatcatcaacaacAGATGGATTTACTGAATCTGGAGTACCTTCTGAACCTATAAGCatgaattaatttgaaaattggtggaaaaaaaagagaagatattTTGGATCACTTCCACATGAAGGCAGATAAAATGTTTGTACCTGCAATAGCTGTGGTATCCTTGACCCACTCATCCACCATTTGTTTCCAGCCACTACAATATAGTAGCCATGTTTAGAATGTATAATTTGTTTCTCATACGCAAGACTTTAAAGAACATGAGATGTTTGAgcataaaaaaagacaaattgaaCTCAAATTAGTCATGAGTCATGCACCTAATTCCAGATCCCCATCAAACATAATAAGCACTACATTTGAGAAAATAGGTGACATGATTGACTAAGTAACCTATACAAGTACAATTTCAGGCTAAATAAAAGTATTAACTAGGGACTATGATCACAGACTCAACGCATTAGTCTAATTAGCAGCAGATGGTTATCAATCTCGATTAGCGGTGCATAGCAGCCAACTCTGAAAACACTATAGCAGGATTGCACAAAGcagaagaaacaaaattaaagaaattcatGATAATTAATAAGTCAGTAAGTCAGTTTATACACACAATCACCATCAATCTATGAGCAATAAGAACATAGTAATGAAgtcaaaaaatgaaagatgatggtgaaattaatagaaaaattacatgacaaattagatttaaaaaaatagcataatgtaaaaataatccTATGATGTGTAAAggaacaaaagtaaaaatagagGTAATGTTTTGTGGAATGTTCAAGGAAGAAGGGTTTCAAATTCTATTATGCTTCTGAAGCTAAACATGCATCAGAAAATGGAGGAGAAACCGCAATTAGGGGTACAAATGGGTTTTGAAGCTTATATCATGGTAGTGCTGCTATAGCACGCTCCGCTACTCTGCTATAATATGCTATTTACTGCCATCAGTATTCGTGACAGTGAGATGAATGGATtggaaaaacaaaagtaaataaaCCTTTTGACCTTCGCTTAACTTCATAAATAATATCAGAAAGAGTAGCAAAGTACTAATTGGCAAGGAAGGAAACTAGTTACAAGCCTCTTCTTTCATCCATGTAGGAGAAGATAAACAGactcatttatcttttataggATGCTGAGGATATATATGCAAGAAAAACAAGTATCcaagtaaaattaattcataCTCAATAAGAGTCCGTGCAAGTTGACAAATGTCTCTTGATCCATGCTTTCGAAGAGGATTGACAGCCTTTCCAATTTCAGTTGCCTGGCAAAGTTAAATTTTCAGACTAAAAGATATACTGAAGCAAAAATGgcaggagaaaaaaaaactgcaaGCCAAACAGTGGGAGAAATAAATGGCAGGCCTAATTAATGAGCAAGGGATGACTCAATTCAAACCTTCAGAAGATCCACTGTGAGTTCCATCAGCTGAAGCCTCCTCAATGAATCAAACAACACTGAATCAGACTGTTGCAACATGAAATAAAACAGTGAATCAGGAAACCACAGGACAAAACCAATTAAATCTTCATATAAGAACTCCACTGCCATCCAATATAACCACATATATTCTGtaacaaggttttaaaaaaggtCACCGTGACTGCAGTCACAACAGCCATATTTGTcgcaatataaaaaattgcaatGAAACTGCAATTGCAACCGAAATTTATAACCTTATTCTGTAATTATCACTAACCAGTATCCTTCTCATAAAGTAAGAAACCTATTCTtcattaaaactataaaaaaaatccaaataaattGCAACAAAGGGAAGCAACTATTGATACGGAAGTGAACAAAGAAGATAGGGGTGGAGTTGAAGAGTGCTAATCTGAAAACCGACAAAAACCAAACAATTGGAACAAAATCACAGAAgacatatatacacacacactaaaataaatatcataccTCTTCTTCGTAGTTAAGGAAAATATCCTTGATTCTGAACACCTCCTCAACGTATTGAGACTCTTTTTCAATCTCATCAGTCAATGCCTCAGCTTCCCCATAGCTGTAATTGCTAACTTGGTTCGTGTTCATCTCTCCAGGATAATCTCTGGCACTATTGACCTTGCTCTCTTTACTTGCACCCGCTTCAAACTTGAACTCGTCACCATCCCCATCAAAGCCACTCTTGCAAccttcaccaccaccatcatcatcatcatccactGGCACAGCCAATTCCACCCTCTCACATCCCAAACATCGACTCAATCTGCAAGAAAACAACCTCTCTGCAATCCCATCCCTCCTCAACCTGAACTCCTTGGGGCAATCAGAAGCAGCCACCATGATCGCATGGTCAATGATGCCAAATATATCAGAGTTCGCAGCTCCAAAGTAATTCCTCCAGTAATCAAGTGACCCTTTATTCATTCTCATAATCAAAACCCAAAAACCACAACCCCAGATCAATAGATCGAGGGAAAACCAAATTCACCAATCACCAACACCAACCAATCAAAATCGATTTTTTTAATGCCAATTGTCACTGATCAATGCAAAACACAAGGGCCTCGATGCAACCTAGAAAAGTACTAGATTGTTGTTCTTGACCTTGTGATGAAAATGGATTAAAGGGGTTCAATTTGGGTGGTCGATGATCGATATCCAAAGCTTAAAgccactttaattttttattttttttgtttataaaaataatattttcggTGTTGCGTTTTGGCAAAGGTTGGGTTTTGATTCAGGTATGGGCAATGGATAAACGTCGGATTGGTAGGGGATGGGGGTTTACGGTAACACCACAAAATCAGAAACAGACACACGTATTATTATTACAACAAACGtcgtttgttgttgttgtttcagATTCTGGCATTAAAGTAAAAACCTCCTCCAAGAGAGAAACACCACCTTGCCCTGGTTTTCctcgaaggaaaaacagaaaaaaaaaaatgaaaaaatagaaaaatgcttATGAAATATAATGGTATTAATTAACGGAAAATTTGGAGCGGAAAAACGAACCAGAAGTTCCAGTAGATTCTCTATGTACTTAACTTATGTGTTTCTATGTGATGCAATGTTCAATTGTTTTCTGtctaaaaaaactaacaactgagtgttgcaacttgcaagaatggtagatgaaaaaaaatatataaaaaaaaaataaaaataattggggTTCTCCCAAACCGCCCCTTGAAAAGACAAAAGATGGTTTGTTGTGGTGTTTTATGAGAGGGTTCTGAATTTTGGTTTTGGCTCGGTTTTGACTTGAACCAAAACTGTggtcagaatttttttaaaaaaaaaactaataaaaaatggagaaaagaaTAGGGTGAGTGTCTGAGATCTTATTTTCGTGAAAATTTAATGAATAGTTGTTATATTTCAATCattaaaaactcaaaaaaatatttcaatcatatatcaattattaaaataaaaaaataggacgTGAATGTATACAtatctataattattaataaaaataattatctcatTTGGTGTATATATTTATCATTCTTAATTTATTTCCCGATTACTTTTAAAAACCACTCATAATCACAGGTAATTGtttatagttattaataaagGTATTTATAGCTATTAATAGAGATAATAATGACTGTATAATAGTTTTTTAACATCACagttattatttagttattaataaagatatttgtttcatttgatTTGGTGTATACATTTATTATTCCAAATATACCCtctaattacttttaaaagtcACTCATAATCACAAGTAATTACTATCTAATAGATTTTCAGCATGACAAATATTATAACTAcatcaaactaaaaaaataaaaataaaaatagttaaggCACAGAATGCACTGAGTGTATGTTTTTTCAActagtaataataatgataatatttatatttaactttcacctttttagatatatttatcttttaattattataaattattattcattattctATTTTAATCTTATGTTCGTTTTTTGTTCAATCTTTCATATGTTCcacatatttatcatttaattattataaatcgtCCATGACATTTCATATATTTCTCATTTATCAAATACACGCACGGTATCTTTCTTCCACTCCTACATAATAAAAGTAGGTAATGAAAGTGGTAAGATATATAGATTGGTAGAAAGCAACAAGAGGTTACGAGGATCGGGTTAGGTGGGGCCTTCGTGATCGTGAAAATAGGAATTTCCAAGTTATATGAGATTTTCTTCGAATGCAATCTtcttaaacatatatattaagatCCCCTttcataattgattttatttttatcttttgcttttaaaaatcAGAAGCAAAAATACTGTTTGATAAGTGCCTTTTTTtccaaaagtatttatttattttaaaacttaaaaaaggaaaatgttataaattgtttttatttttattttatttgttgtgtAAGCAGTAGGTATTTAGGGCTTTTATTTAGCATCCAACTAAATTCCCTCCCACCGGATTGACCCATTTCAGGAGAAAATTATCCGATCTAATCTCTtcgattttcttaattaatcatacaatcggtttgataaaaaaattaaatctaatttaatttaaagcgGTTTAGATtagattaatttttagttttagtctttttttttgtttggagaaaatattaaataaatggtaatatatatgtatatataataataataataataaacatattttccTTAACTAAAATAGTAGCATAACTCTTTAACTATATactattaaaagtaaatttacaTAACTTAATAACTATAGTCATGTACCTTTAATCAAATAGGTACTAAAAATTATCTTCAATCAAAtagatttttcataaataaatataagttatgtaataattttataaatatataaaaaaataaaaatataaacataagtagtaacataatttttttttataaaaatgtatatgtatattaactTTGATTTGGATTGAATTTGATTggatttcaaaattttgttttttattttattttgatgcaatcaatttttggtttatttagttttcagttttttttttgtttttattggatTGGATAGATTCATGAACACCTCTACAAAAAATGATACCTCCCATTGTGATTTAATGGGTAAGTTGGGGATTGAATCTCAAACCTTGGTTAAGGGACTCGAGTGTTGAACCACTTGTGTCAATAACTTTTGGttataaattacattttaaaaataatttatcaagaaagttatttattttctcatacaatatttttttaaaaaaaattaagagttcAATGGTCATGTTCTAATAGAGTAAAGATTGACATTGTTGATGtgacttttaaaatagttattgtgTAAGTCAATAGACTTATCATACATAGTAAATTATGATTAGATgatagtgtaaattttttttacactattagtGTATAGTCTTTATTCTCTTAAATTAATGCttactaaatatgtttttttttacttattttaattttttgaaaaagaaaatagactATGCACTAATAATGTAAGACAATTTTACATCGTCATTTAATTACAATCTGACATATATGTtaagtttgttaacttttttataatcactttaaaagtcatatcaacaataatttGTGATTAGACAATAGTGTAAAACTACTTTACACTATCATTGCATAACCATTAAACTGCTTTTGAAAttactctagttttttttttttgaaaaacaaaatacaaagaaacatgtcctaatatttttagttgtttcaTAAATTAGGTATGTTTTAactattattcttttaaataaactgATTTTTACCCATGCATGGGGTAAGCAATTTATTTGTATATGTATAGGGTGATTTCATATTAAACACTATTTATAtaagcaaaaaattatttttattgaattattttttttatgtatttaataagtaaaatgtttcaaaaatatGTCGACGTAATAAAGTAACATAGCACGTATTGGTATTAACAAAACATATATTGTAAATAAACTAAGCCCGTTTGAGATGCCACAACCTTGCGAAAAATTTACGTAACAGGGTTCCATTTACAAACTATTTACGTAACTGAGTCTGTTTTCAAACTATTTGCACAGGGGGTCCCTTTTTGCATGGAAGCCGCCATTACCTTTGGCGATAAAGCATGACCCACCAGTGGCAATGGCGATACAAGCGCTAACGTGGCTGATCCCGCCATTGGCACTGGCGAGACGAGCTTACGTGGACAGGTGTCGCTGGTCCCATTGGCGAGACACGCCACGTGAAGAGCTTGCCGCAAGTAGTAATGGCGATACTGACGTGGAGGAAGCTCTCGCCTCTCTCATTGGCGATACTGACATGGAGGAATCAACCATGCACTGTTTGCAGTGTTACATAGGCTATGGTTGCAGTTACGCAGGCTATGGTTGCAGTTCTGATAAGTGCAGTGATTAGGGTTGCAGGTTGCGGCTGTAGGAGGAGTAGGCTTGTGACCATTGCTTCcttattttctcctataaaaAAATGCTTCATGAACGTAAATTTTTCTACACTTCTCCTCCCCCAAGTTGCTGagcttttcctttctctttgagtGTGTTGTGCTTCCTTGAGTGTGTGTGTTGTGCTTCCTTGAAGTTTCTTGCGTGCCCTTTCTCCTCCATAATTTCTGGTaagtgatttttaaattaaataagatttatatattctgttgttaaattataaaaatagtaggTTAGTTAGTTAGTATTAATAGATATTCTAAGCTTAGGTTAATTAGTATTAATAGGTATTCTATTCTTAAGTTTTATGTATTAATAGATATTCCAAGGTTAGGTTagttattatgaaaatattatttggttagttagtatgaaaatattattaggttgttgtatatatatatatatatatataattctttagTTAAGGTACActtaatataagtttttataatattagacACAAGTTAATATTAGCTTTAGATatgtatttgtaaattttaggctcacgtaaaatttatatattccggtaagtaattgtcaaattatataagatatatattttgttgttaaattataaaaataataggttAGTTAGTATTAATAGATATTCTAAGCTTACATTGattagtatgaaaatattatttggttagttagtatgaaaatattatttagtttctgTATATATTCTTAGattttatatatgtgatattAGCTTTTGTAGTATCAGTTTTTGTAGTATTAGGTATATATTTACACGCACGATACTTTAgccaaataaatatatatacacgcATGATACTTTAGTCAAGGCACATGAAATATTAGCTTTTGTAATATTAGGCACAAGTTAATATTAGTTTTaggtatatatttgtaaattttaggcacacgtaaatttttagtttttgtaatattaaatacttcacacgtaaataaataattgtaatattagACACTTCACACacgtaaatttatctttttagtattataattgtgtatgttatatatagatagtacaattttaaataaatgagttgataagttaatattatttgagttaattatttttagttagaatattatatatattatttgttagttttagtttgtaggttaa is a window from the Glycine max cultivar Williams 82 chromosome 2, Glycine_max_v4.0, whole genome shotgun sequence genome containing:
- the LOC100775579 gene encoding probable mediator of RNA polymerase II transcription subunit 26b isoform X2, with the protein product MRMNKGSLDYWRNYFGAANSDIFGIIDHAIMVAASDCPKEFRLRRDGIAERLFSCRLSRCLGCERVELAVPVDDDDDGGGEGCKSGFDGDGDEFKFEAGASKESKVNSARDYPGEMNTNQVSNYSYGEAEALTDEIEKESQYVEEVFRIKDIFLNYEEESDSVLFDSLRRLQLMELTVDLLKATEIGKAVNPLRKHGSRDICQLARTLIDGWKQMVDEWVKDTTAIAEGTPDSVNPSVVDDEEGLPSPPMDEGALFAAPTGSMELSQFFDGMDDDGNPQHSGEFIKNHEHGRRPSLNSQNTAKRKPQASNEANIIAKDSKGQQAKKNEAAVRPNKSVIADSGPSRPPKSTMQKKGNIEPKMQQNIVKSAIPRNPHIHQLDKPKCSDDAAVHVKLEATKRKLQERYQQAEKAKRQRTVQVMELHDLPKQGIGHRNPHVKPGNHKRQWGHGRR
- the LOC100775579 gene encoding probable mediator of RNA polymerase II transcription subunit 26b isoform X1 — encoded protein: MRMNKGSLDYWRNYFGAANSDIFGIIDHAIMVAASDCPKEFRLRRDGIAERLFSCRLSRCLGCERVELAVPVDDDDDGGGEGCKSGFDGDGDEFKFEAGASKESKVNSARDYPGEMNTNQVSNYSYGEAEALTDEIEKESQYVEEVFRIKDIFLNYEEESDSVLFDSLRRLQLMELTVDLLKATEIGKAVNPLRKHGSRDICQLARTLIDGWKQMVDEWVKDTTAIAGSEGTPDSVNPSVVDDEEGLPSPPMDEGALFAAPTGSMELSQFFDGMDDDGNPQHSGEFIKNHEHGRRPSLNSQNTAKRKPQASNEANIIAKDSKGQQAKKNEAAVRPNKSVIADSGPSRPPKSTMQKKGNIEPKMQQNIVKSAIPRNPHIHQLDKPKCSDDAAVHVKLEATKRKLQERYQQAEKAKRQRTVQVMELHDLPKQGIGHRNPHVKPGNHKRQWGHGRR